In Oceaniferula marina, the following proteins share a genomic window:
- the tsf gene encoding translation elongation factor Ts has protein sequence MAITASVVQKLRKMTNAGMMACKEALKESDGDLDAAAKILREKGMTKAVKRAGRETSEGLVAAQVNGGTEGVIVEVNCETDFVAKNDNFQAFVADITNTIANSDVTDAEAAAAVAHGDGTVQDAMGAKFAELGEVIKIKRLNRYSLAANGTIASYIHMGGKVGVILELTCGKAETAATETFQELARDLCLHTAASNPAGLNRDDIDASTIEEEKEISRKQLLDEGKPEQIIEKILVGKINKFYSEVCLVDQAFVKDDKVSITELLTAKGKELDDSLSIARYERYTIGA, from the coding sequence ATGGCAATTACCGCATCTGTTGTGCAGAAGCTGCGCAAAATGACCAACGCAGGCATGATGGCCTGTAAAGAAGCCCTCAAAGAATCCGACGGCGATCTCGACGCCGCTGCCAAGATTCTCCGCGAAAAAGGCATGACCAAAGCCGTCAAACGTGCCGGCCGTGAAACCTCCGAAGGTCTCGTCGCCGCTCAAGTGAACGGTGGAACCGAGGGTGTCATCGTGGAAGTCAACTGCGAAACCGACTTCGTCGCCAAAAACGATAACTTCCAGGCATTTGTCGCAGACATCACCAACACCATCGCCAACTCCGACGTCACCGACGCCGAAGCTGCCGCTGCAGTCGCCCACGGCGACGGCACTGTCCAGGACGCCATGGGTGCCAAGTTCGCCGAACTCGGTGAAGTCATCAAGATCAAGCGCCTGAACCGCTACAGCCTTGCTGCCAACGGAACCATCGCAAGCTACATCCACATGGGTGGCAAAGTCGGTGTGATCCTCGAACTCACCTGCGGCAAAGCCGAAACGGCTGCAACCGAGACCTTCCAAGAGCTCGCCCGCGACCTCTGCCTGCACACCGCAGCCTCCAACCCTGCCGGCCTGAACCGCGATGACATCGACGCTTCGACCATCGAGGAAGAGAAGGAAATCAGCCGTAAGCAGCTACTGGACGAAGGTAAGCCTGAGCAAATCATCGAGAAGATCCTGGTTGGCAAAATCAACAAGTTCTACTCCGAGGTCTGCCTCGTCGACCAAGCCTTTGTTAAGGACGACAAAGTCAGCATCACCGAACTCCTCACAGCCAAAGGCAAGGAGCTTGATGACAGCCTGAGCATCGCCCGCTACGAGCGCTACACCATCGGCGCCTAA
- the rpsB gene encoding 30S ribosomal protein S2, whose product MVNELINEMVDAGVHYGHQTRKWNPKMKPFLMKDKGGIYIINLEETVKCLDKASDFLAETTGKGKKILFVGCKRQAQDAVAEAAEAIGQYYVNHRWLGGTLTNLSTIRRSVERLKYLEDIEKSPDFKKMSKKELSALGRERTKLLRNLRGIREMDKLPAAMVIVDSARETIAVAEARRLNIPVIAIVDSNADPSAVDYPVPGNDDATRSIRLLLQNLVDSVALAKQD is encoded by the coding sequence ATGGTAAACGAACTCATCAACGAAATGGTCGACGCTGGAGTCCACTACGGACACCAGACCCGCAAATGGAACCCGAAAATGAAGCCCTTCCTCATGAAGGACAAAGGCGGGATCTACATCATCAACCTGGAAGAAACCGTAAAGTGCCTCGATAAGGCCTCGGACTTCCTCGCCGAAACCACCGGCAAAGGTAAAAAAATTCTTTTCGTCGGCTGCAAACGCCAAGCTCAGGACGCCGTCGCTGAAGCTGCTGAAGCAATCGGACAGTACTACGTTAACCACCGCTGGCTCGGTGGCACCCTGACCAACCTTTCCACCATCCGTCGCTCAGTCGAGCGTCTGAAGTACCTCGAAGACATCGAGAAATCCCCTGATTTCAAGAAAATGTCCAAGAAGGAACTCTCCGCACTCGGACGTGAGCGCACCAAGCTGCTTCGTAACCTTCGCGGTATCCGTGAAATGGACAAGCTTCCTGCCGCCATGGTCATCGTCGACTCCGCACGCGAAACCATCGCCGTCGCTGAAGCCCGCCGTTTGAACATCCCGGTCATCGCCATCGTCGACTCCAATGCCGACCCGAGCGCTGTGGACTACCCGGTTCCAGGTAACGATGACGCCACCCGCTCCATCCGTCTGCTTCTCCAGAATCTGGTGGACTCCGTGGCCCTCGCCAAGCAAGACTAA
- a CDS encoding 3-keto-disaccharide hydrolase, giving the protein MMKRTLWLYALTSLSLLAEPVSLFNGKDLSGWKGEGYVVENGVIACTPKGRNLMTEKQYTNYVLEFEFKLPPGGNNGLGIHYTGKGNPAQTGMELQILDDTHPKYKNLKPYQFHGGVYFMQAAKKGFLKPVGEWNREKVTVNGSMVTIELNGTVINEANLDELAKAHPKHQGVKRRSGHITFCGHGDRVQFKNIRITELPAPEK; this is encoded by the coding sequence ATGATGAAACGCACTTTATGGCTCTATGCTCTTACGTCACTGTCCTTGCTGGCAGAACCCGTCAGTTTGTTTAATGGCAAAGACCTGAGTGGTTGGAAAGGGGAAGGATATGTTGTGGAGAATGGCGTGATTGCTTGTACTCCCAAAGGTCGTAACCTGATGACCGAGAAGCAGTACACCAACTATGTGTTGGAGTTTGAGTTTAAGCTGCCTCCTGGTGGCAACAATGGTTTAGGTATCCACTACACTGGAAAAGGGAACCCCGCCCAGACCGGGATGGAGCTGCAAATTCTTGATGATACGCATCCGAAATATAAAAACCTGAAGCCTTACCAATTCCACGGGGGGGTGTATTTTATGCAGGCTGCCAAAAAGGGATTTCTCAAACCGGTTGGCGAGTGGAATCGTGAGAAGGTGACGGTCAATGGATCCATGGTAACGATTGAGCTCAATGGCACGGTGATCAACGAAGCCAATCTGGATGAATTGGCCAAAGCCCATCCCAAGCATCAAGGGGTGAAGCGCCGTAGCGGACATATTACTTTCTGTGGCCACGGTGACCGGGTGCAGTTCAAAAACATCCGGATCACGGAATTGCCGGCACCGGAGAAATAA
- a CDS encoding HAD family hydrolase, which translates to MKTVIALSSLLLCSQGFAVDPLPSWNNGGNKQAVLSFIKKTTTKGSPDFIAPSKRIAVFDNDGTLWAEQPLYFQAIFIFDQIKKRAPQHPEWKTQEPFASVLKGDTKKALAGGKKALLKMTAATHANITTEQFEQSVRDWLNTARHPKTKRAYNEMVYQPMLELLEHLRAKGYKTFIVSGGGIDFMRVFAEETYGIPPEQVIGSSLKAKYELRNGKPVIVKIPELNFIDDKAGKPVGIHQHIGIRPVAAFGNSDGDFEMIEWTTSGDGPRLGAFVHHDDAQREWQYDHPSHIGQLKRGLSEAPKRNWLVLSMKNDWNQIFPSTDEPAKAK; encoded by the coding sequence ATGAAAACCGTCATCGCGCTCAGCTCCCTGCTTCTTTGTTCTCAAGGGTTCGCAGTAGACCCCCTGCCATCATGGAACAACGGCGGTAACAAACAGGCCGTTCTTTCTTTTATCAAAAAAACCACCACCAAAGGCTCCCCCGATTTTATTGCGCCGAGCAAGCGGATTGCCGTCTTTGATAACGACGGCACCCTCTGGGCCGAGCAACCACTCTATTTTCAGGCGATCTTTATCTTCGACCAAATCAAAAAACGGGCCCCCCAACACCCTGAGTGGAAAACCCAGGAACCCTTTGCCTCTGTTCTCAAGGGCGATACCAAAAAGGCTCTGGCTGGTGGTAAAAAGGCCTTGCTGAAAATGACTGCCGCCACCCATGCCAACATCACAACTGAGCAATTTGAACAATCCGTCCGCGATTGGCTCAACACGGCCCGCCACCCAAAAACCAAACGCGCCTATAACGAAATGGTCTATCAACCAATGCTCGAGCTTCTCGAACACCTCCGGGCCAAGGGCTACAAAACCTTTATTGTCTCTGGTGGCGGCATCGATTTCATGCGCGTCTTTGCCGAAGAAACCTACGGCATCCCACCCGAACAAGTCATCGGCAGCAGCCTGAAAGCCAAATACGAGCTCCGCAATGGAAAACCCGTGATCGTCAAAATCCCCGAACTCAACTTCATCGACGACAAAGCCGGTAAACCTGTAGGTATTCACCAACATATCGGGATTCGCCCCGTTGCCGCCTTTGGTAACTCAGATGGCGATTTCGAAATGATCGAATGGACCACCTCTGGAGACGGCCCTCGACTCGGAGCCTTCGTCCACCACGACGATGCCCAACGAGAATGGCAATACGATCACCCATCACACATCGGTCAGCTCAAACGAGGACTGAGTGAAGCGCCAAAGCGCAACTGGCTGGTGTTGAGTATGAAAAACGACTGGAACCAAATCTTCCCTTCGACCGACGAACCTGCAAAGGCCAAGTAA
- a CDS encoding arylsulfatase: MKRSLLTTALSCLVSCTALFAADKKPNILVIWGDDVGQSNISAYTRGLMGYQTPNIDRIANEGILFTDYYGEQSCTAGRSSFIMGQSVFRTGLSKVGLPGAKEGMMVEDPTIAGLLKDQGYMTGQFGKNHLGDRDEHLPTNHGFDEFLGNLYHLNAEEEPENEDYPKNPEFRKKFGPRGVIKSSADGKIEDTGPLTKKRMETVDDETVAAAIDFIRRANKAGKPWFVWWSGTRMHFRTHVSAEKMAAIKKHNPKADEYTCGMIEHDMHIGEFLKVLDELKIADNTIVHYSTDNGPHYNTWPDAAATPFQGEKNTNWEGGWRVPCAVRWPGVVKAGSISNGIVHHMDWLPTFVAAAGKTDIKEDLLDGYTSSALKRDYKIHLDGYNLMDHLKDPQKVESPRKEIFYFSDEGDLTALRYQDWKIMFMEQKKKETLRAWIEPWTPLRVPLIFNLRRDPYERAYFTSNTYYDWMIDRVFMLVPAQAYVGNFLKTFQEYPPRQKAASFNLDQVMEAMNKGASGER; this comes from the coding sequence ATGAAAAGATCCCTACTAACTACTGCACTCAGCTGCCTCGTCAGCTGCACCGCCCTTTTTGCGGCGGACAAAAAACCCAACATTTTGGTCATCTGGGGTGACGATGTCGGACAATCCAACATTTCCGCTTACACTCGTGGACTGATGGGCTACCAAACACCTAACATTGATCGAATTGCCAACGAAGGCATTCTCTTTACCGACTACTACGGTGAGCAGAGCTGCACCGCCGGTCGATCCTCCTTCATCATGGGACAAAGCGTCTTCCGCACCGGCCTTTCGAAAGTGGGACTACCGGGAGCCAAAGAAGGCATGATGGTCGAAGACCCCACTATTGCCGGACTACTCAAGGATCAAGGCTACATGACAGGTCAATTCGGTAAAAACCACCTTGGCGACCGCGACGAACATCTTCCTACCAACCACGGCTTTGATGAGTTCCTCGGCAACCTTTATCACCTCAATGCCGAGGAAGAGCCTGAAAACGAAGACTACCCGAAAAACCCTGAATTCCGTAAAAAATTCGGCCCACGGGGTGTGATCAAATCCTCTGCCGACGGCAAAATCGAGGACACCGGCCCACTGACCAAAAAACGTATGGAAACCGTGGATGACGAAACAGTGGCTGCAGCCATTGACTTCATCCGCCGCGCCAATAAAGCCGGCAAACCATGGTTTGTCTGGTGGAGCGGCACCCGCATGCACTTCCGCACCCACGTCAGTGCAGAAAAAATGGCTGCGATTAAAAAGCATAACCCAAAGGCTGACGAATACACCTGCGGTATGATCGAGCACGACATGCATATCGGAGAATTCCTCAAGGTGCTCGACGAGCTCAAGATTGCCGACAATACCATCGTTCATTACTCCACCGACAACGGCCCGCACTACAACACCTGGCCCGATGCTGCCGCCACGCCCTTCCAAGGTGAAAAGAATACCAACTGGGAAGGCGGCTGGCGCGTCCCCTGTGCCGTTCGCTGGCCTGGCGTCGTCAAAGCCGGATCCATCAGTAACGGCATCGTACACCACATGGACTGGTTGCCGACCTTTGTCGCCGCTGCTGGCAAAACCGACATCAAGGAAGACCTGCTCGATGGCTACACTTCCTCCGCCCTGAAGCGCGACTACAAGATCCACCTCGATGGATACAATCTGATGGATCACCTCAAGGACCCACAAAAGGTAGAAAGCCCACGTAAGGAGATCTTCTACTTCTCTGACGAAGGCGATCTCACCGCCCTGCGCTATCAGGACTGGAAAATCATGTTCATGGAGCAGAAAAAGAAAGAAACACTCCGTGCCTGGATTGAACCCTGGACACCGCTGCGCGTACCTTTGATCTTCAACCTGCGCCGCGACCCCTACGAGCGGGCCTACTTCACGTCGAACACTTACTATGACTGGATGATCGACCGTGTCTTTATGCTCGTTCCCGCTCAGGCCTACGTCGGCAATTTCCTGAAAACCTTCCAGGAATACCCGCCGCGCCAAAAAGCAGCATCCTTCAACCTGGACCAAGTCATGGAAGCAATGAACAAAGGAGCCTCCGGCGAACGTTAA
- a CDS encoding BatD family protein, with amino-acid sequence MSPIKHLGWFIILILHGLGMLSLHAAPEPVRLFIAESSKPPKENTYWVGQKIPLIVEVLAPTHFSGPTRFSLPDVNGAVCYRAEQRAVVMSRNIDGTSYSVQRHEFYFYPLRPGSFRIPPISVRYGIAGRPGEKASDHQSETLPLEIQADLPDEAKGIHSLISTTKLQIKETWNPDPTKKTTTWATGNSIKRTLRISAEDVPGMALPHITIEEPPGLRVYRKRAQIDDSVNRGALTGHRTDSLTYLFQEAGDYTLPAITIHWWNIEQNKLNTITLPEINLTVVQAPQHASSHAKPPQSKTVPWLTLSWVSGVLLVLIFFLIRFQAKITSWIQCPIQHYRHRESAYFKRITLAPTATTTHQAIQQWQQKWTKLTPGQTLEQWSRPHAHDNLSQELQKLQYAIVHPGSDWNKTELIKELSLLRKQIKQQDRLTTNKSKPFKLKPLNPK; translated from the coding sequence ATGAGCCCTATCAAACACCTCGGATGGTTTATCATCCTGATCCTACATGGCCTCGGAATGCTATCTCTCCACGCTGCGCCCGAGCCCGTTCGCCTGTTCATCGCCGAGTCCTCCAAGCCTCCGAAGGAAAACACCTACTGGGTCGGCCAAAAAATCCCGCTCATCGTCGAGGTTCTGGCACCCACTCATTTCAGCGGCCCCACCCGCTTTTCCCTGCCCGATGTCAATGGCGCTGTCTGCTACCGCGCCGAACAACGGGCCGTGGTCATGTCCCGCAACATCGACGGCACCAGCTACAGTGTGCAACGACATGAATTTTACTTCTATCCGCTTCGTCCGGGCTCATTTCGCATTCCCCCCATTTCCGTTCGCTATGGCATCGCGGGTCGTCCCGGAGAAAAAGCCAGCGATCACCAATCCGAGACACTTCCTCTCGAAATCCAGGCTGACCTTCCCGACGAAGCAAAGGGAATACACTCACTCATTTCAACCACCAAGCTCCAGATCAAAGAAACCTGGAACCCGGATCCAACAAAAAAGACAACAACATGGGCCACTGGCAACAGCATCAAACGTACGCTCCGGATCTCAGCCGAGGATGTTCCCGGTATGGCGCTGCCGCATATCACCATCGAGGAACCCCCCGGCCTGCGCGTCTACCGCAAGCGTGCACAAATCGACGACTCCGTTAACCGTGGGGCACTCACCGGACACCGGACCGACAGCCTGACCTATCTCTTTCAGGAAGCTGGAGATTACACCCTGCCTGCAATCACCATCCATTGGTGGAACATCGAACAGAATAAGCTCAATACCATCACCCTGCCGGAGATCAACTTAACCGTCGTTCAGGCCCCACAGCATGCCAGCAGCCATGCCAAGCCCCCCCAGTCCAAGACCGTTCCATGGCTCACCCTCAGTTGGGTCTCCGGCGTGCTGTTGGTCTTGATCTTTTTCCTCATCCGCTTCCAAGCAAAGATCACCTCATGGATTCAATGCCCAATCCAGCACTACCGACACCGGGAGTCCGCCTACTTCAAACGCATCACCCTGGCACCCACTGCCACAACCACCCATCAAGCCATTCAACAATGGCAGCAAAAATGGACTAAGTTAACACCCGGGCAAACACTCGAACAATGGAGCCGGCCCCATGCGCACGACAATCTCAGCCAAGAACTCCAAAAGCTGCAATACGCGATTGTCCATCCAGGATCAGACTGGAATAAAACCGAACTCATCAAAGAGCTCTCTCTACTCAGAAAACAAATAAAACAGCAAGATCGCTTAACTACTAACAAATCGAAACCTTTTAAACTCAAACCCTTAAACCCAAAATGA
- a CDS encoding tetratricopeptide repeat protein — MQTRKSLPISKASMFVSMLLLVSILIAWQKADRSFAGLWQTPDQQAQKLMEQKRYLDAAEIFTDPMRRGEALFKAGEFKQALAVYNTQVSNEAIYNRGNCQMMLGKYDAAIELYTRTLEQRPDWEAAQTNRKIAIARKAALAPPENPSEGTGGKLGADEIVFDDRAKNANNTETGEGGESMNDEEMRALWLRKVQTKPSDFLRAKFSYQAQRDQELRGEAKP, encoded by the coding sequence ATGCAAACCCGAAAATCACTCCCTATCAGCAAGGCAAGCATGTTTGTCTCCATGCTGCTGCTCGTATCCATCCTCATCGCTTGGCAGAAAGCAGACCGATCCTTTGCAGGGCTCTGGCAGACCCCGGACCAACAAGCACAGAAGCTCATGGAGCAAAAACGCTACCTCGATGCCGCGGAGATCTTCACCGACCCCATGCGCCGCGGGGAGGCCCTCTTCAAAGCGGGCGAATTCAAACAAGCACTCGCCGTCTACAACACCCAGGTCTCCAATGAGGCCATCTACAACCGTGGCAATTGCCAGATGATGCTAGGAAAATATGATGCCGCCATCGAGCTCTACACCCGCACACTAGAGCAGCGCCCTGACTGGGAGGCTGCCCAAACCAACCGTAAAATTGCCATCGCCCGCAAAGCGGCACTCGCCCCCCCGGAAAACCCGTCCGAGGGGACTGGTGGCAAACTCGGAGCCGACGAAATTGTTTTCGATGACCGTGCGAAAAATGCGAACAACACAGAAACGGGTGAAGGGGGAGAAAGTATGAACGACGAGGAAATGCGGGCACTCTGGCTACGCAAGGTGCAAACCAAACCCAGCGACTTTTTGCGTGCCAAATTTTCCTATCAAGCCCAACGGGATCAAGAACTGAGAGGAGAAGCCAAACCATGA
- a CDS encoding vWA domain-containing protein, with protein sequence MIENFHFIRPWWLLLLIPSVVTVWMIIRRQDASRAWSGIMDPHLLKALSTGQEQKETLRPATLLGMILILGSIALAGPSWKLEPSPFSEDQSALVIILQVTPSMDEQDVQPSRAERAIQKIQDLLKQRAGARSALIAYSGTAHLVIPLTKDAGIINTFAADLSPAIMPRDGNAALEALQLAEKELQRSQTSGTILFICDTIPAQLPATTTPVEVLAVAGTETRETIKTNCQSNGAHFTPISIDDQDVKQLNQRIETSFAARPSDHGQHWLDNGWWLTPIIAMLALWWFRPGWVIEW encoded by the coding sequence ATGATTGAAAACTTCCATTTCATCCGCCCTTGGTGGTTGCTGCTTCTGATCCCGTCCGTCGTCACCGTCTGGATGATTATCCGTCGCCAGGATGCTTCACGGGCGTGGTCAGGCATCATGGATCCCCATCTGCTCAAAGCCCTCTCAACGGGACAAGAGCAAAAAGAAACCCTCCGCCCAGCCACCTTGCTGGGTATGATTCTGATCCTCGGCTCCATCGCCCTTGCCGGCCCCAGCTGGAAACTCGAGCCCTCCCCCTTCTCAGAAGACCAGTCAGCCCTCGTCATCATCCTCCAGGTCACCCCCAGCATGGACGAACAGGACGTGCAGCCCTCCCGGGCCGAACGCGCGATCCAGAAAATCCAGGATTTACTCAAGCAGCGGGCAGGAGCACGTAGCGCACTCATCGCTTACTCCGGCACCGCCCACCTCGTGATACCCCTCACCAAGGATGCAGGCATCATCAATACCTTTGCCGCCGACCTGAGCCCTGCCATCATGCCCCGTGACGGAAATGCGGCTCTCGAGGCCCTTCAACTTGCCGAAAAAGAACTCCAACGCAGTCAGACAAGCGGCACCATCCTTTTTATCTGCGACACCATCCCGGCACAACTTCCAGCCACGACTACTCCGGTCGAGGTTCTCGCTGTGGCAGGCACCGAAACTCGGGAAACCATCAAAACCAACTGCCAGTCCAATGGTGCCCACTTTACCCCGATCAGCATTGACGACCAGGACGTCAAACAACTCAATCAGCGGATCGAGACATCCTTTGCCGCTCGCCCTTCTGACCACGGCCAACACTGGCTCGACAACGGTTGGTGGCTCACTCCCATCATCGCCATGCTCGCACTCTGGTGGTTCCGCCCAGGATGGGTGATCGAATGGTAA
- a CDS encoding vWA domain-containing protein — translation MNRMSRITGQKPSEGSTITRRSTAQHTVAWLSWILIITAMARPQFFEPPISRTLPTRDLLLAIDLSGSMQVEDFKDEKGQMRDRLTAVKQVVDTFLEHRENDRVGLILFGSAAFVQAPFTNDLDVCRELLAEAQVGMAGPKTAIGDAIGLSIHVFNRSEQKNKVLILLTDGNDTSSKVPPTDAARIARDKGIVIHTIAIGDPEAAGEEKLDEDSLREISQTTNGSFYRALDRDQLENIYQEIDALDTRKAETISYRPRRDLYVWPLATAIILAILFQIFMALRHRARTAKLPDPSTP, via the coding sequence ATGAATCGAATGTCCCGGATCACAGGTCAAAAACCATCTGAAGGCTCCACGATCACCCGCCGCAGCACGGCACAACACACCGTCGCCTGGCTCTCATGGATTCTCATCATCACCGCGATGGCACGCCCCCAATTCTTCGAGCCACCGATCTCACGAACCCTCCCCACCCGGGATCTACTCCTCGCCATCGATCTCTCCGGATCGATGCAAGTCGAAGATTTTAAAGATGAAAAAGGCCAGATGCGGGATCGCCTAACTGCGGTTAAACAAGTCGTGGATACCTTTCTGGAGCACCGCGAAAACGATCGCGTCGGGCTGATCCTGTTTGGCTCGGCAGCCTTCGTCCAAGCCCCCTTCACTAACGATCTGGACGTCTGCCGGGAACTTCTCGCCGAAGCTCAGGTTGGGATGGCCGGCCCCAAAACGGCGATTGGTGATGCCATCGGTCTTTCCATCCACGTTTTCAACCGCAGTGAACAAAAAAACAAAGTCCTCATTCTGCTCACCGATGGCAATGACACCAGCAGCAAGGTTCCCCCGACTGACGCCGCACGGATCGCTCGCGATAAGGGAATTGTCATCCACACCATCGCCATCGGGGACCCGGAAGCTGCCGGGGAAGAAAAACTCGACGAGGACAGCCTGCGTGAAATTTCCCAAACGACCAATGGGTCCTTCTACCGAGCGCTTGACCGCGACCAACTCGAAAACATCTATCAGGAAATCGACGCTCTCGATACCCGCAAAGCGGAAACAATCAGCTATCGTCCACGTCGCGACCTCTACGTCTGGCCTCTGGCCACCGCCATCATCCTCGCCATTCTCTTCCAAATTTTCATGGCTCTGCGCCACCGCGCCAGAACCGCGAAACTGCCCGATCCAAGCACCCCATGA
- a CDS encoding transposase, with translation MPFKPYNLSSSTEKTKRKLPHWEQTGCTYFVTFRLHDAIPKSKLEDWNQRRKLWLRSQNFDPETPSSDLTKQLSPQQQKEYDQRFIHYYHALLDSGSGSCLLKQTNNSQIVADSLLFFDRERYTMGDFIVMPNHVHLLVCPAVGWSLSQLLHSWKRFSSHEINKQNQRTGILWQPESYDHIVRNEVQLERIKKYIKHNPKGLKPKHYHYHKAR, from the coding sequence ATGCCGTTCAAACCCTACAACCTGTCCTCGTCTACCGAAAAAACCAAGAGGAAGCTACCTCATTGGGAACAGACAGGTTGCACCTATTTTGTGACATTCCGTCTCCATGATGCCATCCCGAAATCCAAATTAGAAGATTGGAACCAGCGCAGAAAATTATGGTTGCGCAGCCAGAATTTCGACCCCGAAACCCCATCCTCGGATCTCACCAAGCAATTGAGCCCGCAACAACAAAAAGAATACGATCAACGCTTTATCCACTACTATCACGCATTGCTCGACAGCGGCTCCGGATCTTGCCTTTTGAAACAAACCAACAACTCCCAAATTGTTGCCGACAGCTTGTTGTTTTTTGACCGTGAGCGTTACACCATGGGAGATTTCATCGTGATGCCAAACCATGTCCATCTGCTGGTCTGCCCCGCCGTGGGTTGGTCCTTGTCCCAACTTCTCCATTCATGGAAACGGTTTTCCTCCCACGAAATCAACAAGCAAAACCAACGCACCGGTATCTTATGGCAGCCTGAATCTTATGACCACATCGTCAGAAACGAAGTGCAGCTTGAACGCATCAAAAAATACATCAAACACAACCCGAAAGGGCTCAAACCCAAGCACTACCATTACCACAAAGCAAGGTAG
- a CDS encoding DUF4381 domain-containing protein, with protein sequence MAANTPGFDDMHDIVVSDPVSWWPAAPGWYVVVLAILIVASHQLTKAIQKRRRNLFRRDALSELQQLPPEDLPALIKRVALHLAPREEVASLSGEAWLSFLDHTGNTKAFSQGPGRLLLQLSYQPHAEIEQHQPEYQQLIHTLSLWIKQSRTGFQPVDKPNTQP encoded by the coding sequence ATGGCCGCTAACACCCCCGGGTTTGATGACATGCATGACATCGTGGTGTCGGACCCCGTCTCCTGGTGGCCCGCGGCCCCTGGGTGGTATGTCGTCGTTTTGGCCATCCTCATTGTTGCCAGCCATCAACTCACAAAAGCCATACAAAAGCGGAGGCGGAACCTCTTCCGGCGGGACGCTCTCAGCGAACTCCAGCAACTCCCTCCTGAAGATTTGCCGGCATTGATCAAGCGGGTCGCCCTTCATCTTGCACCGAGGGAAGAGGTCGCCTCACTCTCCGGTGAAGCCTGGCTGAGCTTTCTCGACCACACCGGCAACACCAAAGCCTTCAGCCAGGGCCCCGGACGCTTACTTCTGCAGCTCTCGTACCAACCTCATGCTGAGATCGAACAACATCAACCCGAATACCAACAGCTCATCCACACCCTAAGCCTCTGGATCAAACAAAGTAGGACAGGTTTCCAACCTGTCGACAAGCCAAACACCCAGCCCTAG
- a CDS encoding DUF58 domain-containing protein codes for MSSFIHADLDALVRLSAKARGFSFLPRQPIHSILAGRHASRLRGRGLNFEEIRNYLPGDDVRTMDWKVTARTRSPHIRVYTEERDRPVLFIVDQRSSMFFGSRRTMKSVTACEVAALGAWRVLKQGDRVGALIFNDREVINIQPHRSRTRVRQMLGSMVEMNHQLNGNSPPANPEKFNEVLKQALQMAKHDYLICVISDAYGMNPETKRLLTLLSAHNDVINAFIYDPLEANLPDAGKLTMAEGNKQMEVDTGSKKIRSAFAREFNERLNRIQSISRGRSIPVLPIETSRPVPEQVRDLMGASTGQGRKGNHGR; via the coding sequence ATGTCCTCATTTATCCATGCCGATCTGGATGCATTGGTTCGTCTTTCGGCCAAGGCCCGGGGATTCAGTTTTTTGCCGCGTCAACCGATCCACAGTATTCTCGCGGGTCGCCACGCATCGCGCCTTAGAGGGCGGGGCCTTAACTTTGAAGAAATTCGCAACTACCTCCCCGGGGATGACGTCCGCACCATGGATTGGAAAGTGACGGCCCGCACACGCTCACCTCATATCCGGGTCTACACCGAGGAACGGGACCGACCGGTTCTCTTCATCGTCGACCAGCGATCCTCCATGTTTTTCGGAAGTCGGCGAACGATGAAATCCGTAACCGCCTGTGAAGTGGCCGCGCTCGGGGCCTGGCGAGTGCTAAAGCAAGGGGATCGAGTGGGTGCTCTAATCTTCAACGACCGCGAGGTGATCAATATCCAACCACATCGCAGCCGGACCCGAGTCCGTCAAATGTTAGGATCCATGGTGGAGATGAACCATCAGTTGAATGGTAACTCGCCACCAGCCAATCCGGAAAAATTCAACGAAGTGCTGAAGCAGGCGCTTCAAATGGCCAAACACGATTACCTGATTTGCGTGATCAGCGATGCTTATGGCATGAACCCCGAGACCAAACGCCTGCTGACCCTGCTCAGTGCCCACAACGATGTGATCAACGCCTTCATTTATGATCCTCTCGAAGCCAATCTTCCGGATGCCGGCAAACTCACCATGGCCGAAGGAAACAAACAAATGGAGGTGGATACTGGATCAAAAAAGATCCGCAGCGCATTTGCCCGCGAATTCAATGAACGGCTGAACCGCATCCAATCCATCTCACGGGGTCGCTCGATCCCGGTTTTACCCATCGAAACCAGCCGCCCGGTTCCCGAACAGGTCCGTGACCTGATGGGTGCCAGCACCGGCCAAGGTAGAAAGGGAAACCATGGCCGCTAA